The Shewanella sp. MTB7 genome includes a window with the following:
- a CDS encoding glycosyltransferase family 2 protein — MMPKVSVIMPVYNMQHFVKSAIESVLSQSFANFELILINDCSTDQSLGICKTIHDHRIRIVSHDLNKGLAAARNTGIRHAIGKYVAFIDSDDMWHKDKLKMHINHLNTSPKIGISFSRSSFIDHKGKKIHFYQMPQLKGITAAHLLCRNPVGNGSAPVIRRETLNDIRFQALNHPEHYTCYFDEKFRQSEDIECWLRILSTTHWKMEGIPAPLTYYRLNQQGLSSNIIKQLASWEAMVEKAKLYAPKLIAKHEHNARAYQLRYLARQSIRNGKGKAAISLINRAINESPSIMLHETAKTGITLAAAYLLWLLPSSLYKVCENIGQFFMGHIQKSRISKDGVKSSMLP, encoded by the coding sequence ATGATGCCTAAAGTCTCAGTAATAATGCCTGTCTATAATATGCAACATTTCGTTAAAAGCGCCATAGAGTCAGTGCTTAGTCAATCATTCGCTAATTTCGAACTTATCCTTATTAATGATTGCTCTACCGACCAAAGCTTAGGGATATGTAAAACCATACACGATCACAGGATCCGGATCGTAAGTCACGATCTAAACAAGGGACTGGCCGCAGCCCGTAATACAGGGATCCGTCATGCTATTGGCAAGTATGTTGCCTTTATTGACTCAGATGACATGTGGCATAAAGACAAATTAAAAATGCATATCAATCACTTGAACACATCACCTAAAATAGGGATTAGTTTCTCTCGTTCAAGCTTTATAGATCACAAAGGTAAAAAAATTCACTTCTACCAAATGCCCCAGCTTAAAGGTATCACAGCAGCCCATCTGCTTTGTCGTAATCCTGTGGGCAATGGTTCGGCGCCAGTGATCCGCCGTGAAACACTAAACGACATACGCTTCCAGGCCCTAAACCACCCGGAGCATTACACCTGTTACTTCGATGAAAAATTTCGTCAGTCTGAAGATATCGAATGCTGGCTCCGGATACTCTCTACCACCCATTGGAAGATGGAAGGGATACCTGCTCCATTAACCTATTACCGTCTAAATCAGCAAGGTCTATCATCTAACATTATCAAACAACTCGCTTCTTGGGAGGCCATGGTAGAGAAGGCTAAACTGTATGCTCCAAAATTGATTGCAAAACATGAACATAATGCTAGAGCTTATCAACTAAGATATCTGGCCCGTCAATCAATTAGAAATGGTAAAGGCAAAGCCGCGATCAGTTTAATTAATCGAGCAATTAATGAATCCCCCTCTATCATGCTCCATGAAACGGCTAAAACGGGTATAACCCTAGCAGCAGCGTATCTGCTCTGGCTACTGCCCTCTTCACTCTATAAAGTGTGTGAAAATATAGGACAATTTTTCATGGGACACATACAAAAGAGCCGCATTAGTAAAGATGGCGTTAAATCATCAATGTTACCTTAA
- a CDS encoding oligosaccharide flippase family protein — protein MGKMINRHQQTKSTFSKSLFWLGSAQVIGRIVRLASSIILARLFTPEIFGQVAIILTCFELICTPTRRITSASLIKMNDTELAASLTNANKINWLASIAAFVAMSLLSWPLAYYHQDTILIAPMILMATSYLLLPLGLRHAAVNLRANRMRIVGRAVLWQTIADGLLTATLALLGLGIWAIILPKVLVIFIWMGIHRYKNPLPEAPNQQQSDIPHTQKTQVADPKESTVQSLYQMLSFGSMVGLSDLSIALRQNIDYLLIGYFLGLEALGIYFFAFNTSLGISLGIIQSYGTALYSHLCGAQKSQQQLPVSKELKTRYSQSLSLILKIAIPVIALQSLLSPFYLPLIYGDKWIEAGALPIFILLCLSGLVRPIGEAASQLLISINKSRLNLSMNLGFTLLLAITIAICSQWGLTAVAAGILVIHLICMPTLNLYIQLFVLKTTVTGTQSEDRNNSKRFNQEVPHDA, from the coding sequence ATGGGCAAAATGATAAACAGACATCAGCAAACCAAGAGTACTTTTTCTAAAAGTCTTTTTTGGTTAGGCTCAGCTCAAGTCATCGGACGCATAGTACGGTTAGCTTCCAGCATCATTCTAGCTCGTTTATTCACACCTGAAATATTCGGACAAGTCGCCATCATACTCACCTGCTTTGAACTTATTTGTACCCCTACAAGACGTATCACTTCAGCATCCCTTATCAAAATGAATGATACCGAACTCGCCGCATCACTGACCAATGCAAACAAGATAAATTGGCTTGCATCAATCGCCGCATTTGTTGCCATGAGCTTACTCAGTTGGCCTCTCGCATATTATCACCAAGACACGATTCTCATCGCGCCTATGATACTCATGGCAACAAGCTATCTCCTCCTTCCTTTAGGTTTGCGGCATGCAGCTGTCAATCTCAGAGCAAATAGAATGCGAATTGTGGGACGAGCGGTATTATGGCAAACCATTGCTGATGGACTATTAACTGCAACACTTGCACTGCTAGGGTTGGGAATTTGGGCAATCATTCTACCTAAGGTCTTGGTCATATTCATCTGGATGGGGATACATAGATATAAAAACCCACTCCCTGAAGCGCCAAATCAACAGCAAAGCGATATACCTCACACTCAAAAAACTCAGGTCGCAGATCCCAAAGAATCTACAGTACAATCTCTCTATCAAATGTTATCTTTCGGTTCTATGGTCGGCTTAAGTGACTTAAGTATCGCCCTACGACAGAATATCGATTATCTGCTTATCGGCTACTTTTTGGGTCTAGAAGCGTTGGGGATCTATTTTTTCGCTTTCAATACCAGTTTAGGGATCAGCTTAGGCATAATACAAAGCTACGGAACGGCACTCTATTCGCACCTTTGTGGCGCTCAAAAAAGTCAACAACAACTCCCCGTATCTAAAGAGCTTAAAACACGCTATAGCCAATCTTTATCATTGATTTTAAAAATTGCTATCCCAGTGATCGCGCTGCAATCTCTACTTTCTCCTTTCTACCTTCCCTTAATCTACGGTGATAAATGGATTGAAGCAGGGGCATTGCCGATATTTATTCTCCTCTGCTTGAGTGGTTTAGTTAGGCCCATTGGAGAAGCCGCCAGCCAGTTACTCATCAGTATCAATAAGAGCCGATTAAACCTCAGCATGAATTTAGGATTCACCTTACTACTGGCAATCACCATCGCGATTTGCAGTCAATGGGGCTTAACCGCCGTTGCTGCAGGGATCTTAGTTATCCATCTCATCTGTATGCCCACATTAAATCTATATATTCAGCTCTTCGTTCTTAAAACCACCGTCACAGGTACTCAAAGCGAAGATAGAAATAACTCGAAACGTTTTAATCAGGAGGTTCCCCATGATGCCTAA
- a CDS encoding O-antigen ligase domain-containing protein, which yields MSCGNFKADTSLMNSDEKLIWYSITYTYVFWLLGALYIVGPVVGWVLFLRMTRRFIYDKENYITSTAQFDWIAGMLIMLIALVIAHFEYELGIAKLIKSSIGWAKGWALFAIFPLIGSLNIRPELIYRASCIVCKHTLIILPFCILAWLVGLPSTLYVSPLSIIGGPGPEFFSVSLYEIDPGSGTPRWRLFTPWAPALGMMGNLFFNFAIQEKTTRYKVYGLLGSLVMVLISQSRLAIACYIFLLCYFTFIRWHKSPLLYFLASPTVLILGLLGTHVTEKIEMIIAAIKSARAGSTRVREHLSQIALDRWANEALVWGHGIVERGPHLVEYMHIGSHHTWYGLLFVKGLAGALALAIPLIFSLITFSREMFKSIIAASSVALLLQLCIYTLGENLEILVYLFWPGLIIIGIAHKRKGA from the coding sequence ATGAGTTGCGGTAACTTCAAAGCAGATACTTCACTAATGAATTCAGACGAAAAACTAATCTGGTACAGTATAACCTATACCTACGTCTTCTGGTTATTAGGCGCACTATATATAGTTGGTCCCGTAGTAGGATGGGTACTGTTCCTCAGAATGACAAGGCGCTTTATCTACGATAAAGAAAACTATATCACATCAACAGCACAGTTTGATTGGATAGCTGGAATGTTAATCATGCTTATCGCACTAGTCATTGCTCATTTTGAGTATGAGTTAGGAATAGCTAAATTAATCAAATCTAGCATAGGTTGGGCAAAAGGTTGGGCTCTATTTGCAATATTCCCCTTAATAGGTTCATTGAATATTCGTCCAGAACTTATTTATCGCGCATCCTGTATTGTCTGCAAGCATACACTCATTATTCTCCCTTTCTGTATTTTAGCTTGGCTTGTTGGCCTACCTAGTACCTTATATGTTTCTCCGTTGAGTATTATCGGTGGCCCCGGCCCTGAATTTTTTAGCGTCAGTTTATATGAAATAGACCCCGGTAGTGGTACCCCTAGGTGGCGACTATTTACCCCTTGGGCTCCAGCTTTAGGAATGATGGGGAATCTCTTCTTTAATTTTGCAATACAAGAAAAAACCACCCGTTATAAAGTATATGGCCTCTTAGGTAGTCTTGTTATGGTATTAATATCGCAATCAAGATTAGCTATTGCCTGTTATATTTTTTTACTTTGTTACTTTACCTTTATCCGTTGGCACAAGTCGCCTTTGCTCTATTTCTTAGCCTCTCCTACCGTACTTATACTTGGCCTTTTAGGTACACATGTGACCGAGAAAATAGAAATGATTATCGCAGCGATTAAATCAGCAAGAGCAGGTTCTACTCGAGTTAGAGAGCATCTGAGCCAGATAGCACTAGATCGTTGGGCTAATGAAGCACTTGTATGGGGACATGGAATAGTAGAACGAGGTCCGCATTTGGTTGAATATATGCACATCGGCTCACATCATACTTGGTATGGTTTATTATTCGTAAAAGGACTTGCCGGAGCTCTAGCATTAGCAATTCCACTTATATTTAGCTTAATAACATTCTCTCGAGAGATGTTTAAATCAATTATCGCAGCATCCTCAGTAGCGCTATTGCTACAACTGTGTATTTACACTTTAGGTGAAAATCTCGAAATCCTTGTCTACCTATTCTGGCCAGGGTTAATTATTATTGGCATTGCACATAAACGAAAAGGAGCATAA
- a CDS encoding exopolysaccharide biosynthesis protein encodes MRKHHHSQLLWLKRAAIKGSSLTIDARRWVYIKTALGALTFIWTLVILTLTFSSTNFESKWTLILPGAGTGTLISLETLGHATSTSTSPYTSTSIDPRENYKALSKSEILINYAAQSIDISQGAMREPKLKLPNQTGLIEFTISGKTAQEAQDIAWAHYHSLQALLSELRNDEVLQRENGVKVSMNSFSKKVSKSQEEILNFQSKIGLVSLEQFKEIALIIERLRQNKVNMVSKLQGVIASQKMLETHLSLNTKQASDLLKLKNDQLYQQLLVTYTQTTTTLAEYSGRYGEKHPQVMTQTQQQENLFKALRKRCKELVGYQDDSLMLKLSADDLDGRALLMKQLLSLEIDGAGLSQEINTLSAQIITWETRLKNSNNDAAKLQDLHRRHQLATAVFTSAIAKMDIGKADIYSAYPLIQLLSPPTFPKNSNNLVVILAILGGILSSLFCLAGLSILWVRKPILQKILMT; translated from the coding sequence ATGAGAAAACATCACCACAGCCAACTACTCTGGCTTAAACGTGCAGCAATAAAAGGAAGTAGCTTAACAATAGACGCTCGTCGTTGGGTGTACATCAAAACAGCTCTAGGTGCATTAACCTTTATCTGGACACTCGTTATTTTAACGCTAACATTCTCTTCAACTAATTTCGAAAGTAAATGGACACTCATTTTACCTGGTGCAGGAACTGGAACTTTAATAAGCCTAGAAACTTTAGGTCACGCAACCAGTACCAGTACCTCACCATATACAAGCACATCTATCGATCCTAGAGAAAATTATAAAGCATTATCAAAAAGCGAAATTCTAATAAACTATGCAGCCCAATCAATAGATATTTCTCAGGGCGCCATGAGAGAGCCCAAGCTTAAATTACCAAACCAAACAGGACTAATAGAATTCACTATTTCAGGAAAGACAGCGCAAGAAGCTCAAGACATTGCATGGGCACACTATCACAGTCTCCAAGCCCTACTTTCGGAATTAAGAAATGATGAAGTACTACAGAGAGAAAATGGTGTAAAAGTGAGTATGAATAGCTTTTCAAAAAAGGTAAGTAAAAGTCAGGAGGAAATCCTCAACTTTCAATCTAAAATAGGTTTGGTTTCTCTGGAACAATTTAAAGAGATCGCCCTTATCATAGAGAGGCTAAGACAAAATAAAGTTAATATGGTGTCGAAACTACAAGGAGTGATAGCCAGCCAAAAAATGCTTGAAACTCATTTATCCCTTAACACTAAGCAAGCCTCCGACTTACTAAAATTAAAAAATGATCAACTCTATCAACAACTCTTGGTTACCTACACTCAAACGACCACAACCTTAGCTGAATACTCTGGTCGATATGGAGAAAAACATCCTCAGGTCATGACTCAAACACAACAACAAGAGAATCTCTTTAAAGCTTTAAGAAAACGCTGTAAAGAGCTAGTAGGATATCAAGATGACTCGTTAATGTTAAAACTCTCAGCAGATGATCTTGATGGCCGAGCACTGCTAATGAAACAGCTGCTCTCTCTAGAAATTGATGGTGCTGGGCTGAGCCAAGAAATCAATACATTATCAGCACAAATAATTACATGGGAAACCAGGCTAAAAAATAGTAATAATGATGCAGCTAAACTTCAAGACTTACATCGTCGACATCAGCTTGCAACAGCTGTATTCACCTCCGCAATAGCCAAAATGGATATAGGGAAAGCAGATATATATTCAGCATACCCCTTAATACAACTTCTTTCCCCGCCAACATTTCCTAAAAATTCCAATAACTTAGTAGTCATATTAGCAATACTTGGTGGAATTTTATCATCACTTTTTTGTCTAGCAGGACTGAGTATTCTCTGGGTTAGAAAACCAATACTTCAGAAAATATTAATGACGTAA
- a CDS encoding polysaccharide biosynthesis/export family protein yields the protein MKPTYIVFSKALLLSGLLSLSACITPNIYHLENLCKNDDTNQKLKQGQNSTAQKNCHYYGNTIPYRRGKPSTTKEDNKQANSTIETLSSYTLFTTLFNTPLLSIGDRLSVNILNGDEFSGEVEVNADGFIYLPYLPALKAQGVSISSLKTSVKQLLIDEELMIDGAIRLSIMPLRWAPIQISVSGAVFEPGLHSINRKSDTEISDDDGGHSGDQAAGRSIYMALKASGGISPDANISKIQITRGRHIIEVDLTGVLNGEPVPHLILMAEDHIHVPQNTHFDDSLARPSQITPPGIRVFISNLTQPASSNSQSAVDTEATRFPYGTRLLTGVIGGNCVGGAQSTNASRHVMLITKNPLTQKIDVVERSIDKLIAHSWQPDMNPILLPGDGIACFDSDVTNLREIARTITEIILPATLLGIF from the coding sequence ATGAAGCCAACTTACATCGTTTTCTCGAAAGCGCTCCTATTGAGCGGCCTACTCAGCTTATCAGCTTGCATTACTCCCAACATCTATCACTTAGAAAACCTATGTAAAAATGATGATACAAACCAAAAGCTCAAGCAAGGTCAAAACAGTACAGCACAGAAAAACTGCCACTATTATGGAAATACAATTCCCTATAGAAGAGGCAAACCTTCAACTACCAAAGAGGATAATAAACAAGCAAATAGCACAATAGAAACACTTTCATCCTATACTTTATTTACCACGCTATTTAACACACCACTTCTGTCTATTGGTGATCGACTCAGTGTTAATATATTAAATGGAGATGAATTTAGCGGGGAAGTTGAAGTCAACGCCGACGGCTTCATTTACCTTCCTTATCTTCCAGCATTGAAAGCTCAGGGAGTATCAATCTCATCTCTCAAAACCAGCGTAAAGCAGTTACTAATCGATGAGGAATTAATGATTGATGGTGCAATAAGACTCAGCATCATGCCATTAAGGTGGGCTCCTATTCAAATTAGCGTCTCTGGTGCGGTGTTCGAACCAGGCCTTCATAGTATCAATCGTAAATCAGATACTGAAATAAGTGATGATGATGGTGGACATTCTGGCGATCAAGCTGCAGGAAGAAGTATATATATGGCATTAAAAGCCTCTGGCGGCATTAGCCCTGATGCTAACATCAGCAAGATACAGATCACCAGAGGACGTCATATTATTGAAGTTGATCTCACTGGTGTGCTTAACGGAGAGCCTGTTCCCCACCTTATTTTGATGGCAGAAGATCATATTCACGTTCCACAAAATACCCACTTTGATGACTCACTTGCTAGACCATCACAGATCACACCTCCTGGTATTCGAGTTTTTATCTCTAATCTAACTCAACCTGCCAGCAGTAACTCGCAATCAGCAGTGGACACTGAAGCAACTCGATTCCCGTATGGAACCCGGTTACTGACTGGTGTCATTGGCGGTAATTGCGTAGGTGGAGCACAAAGCACTAATGCCAGCAGACATGTCATGTTGATTACAAAAAATCCGCTTACCCAAAAAATTGATGTAGTTGAACGCTCTATTGATAAGCTAATAGCCCATTCATGGCAACCAGATATGAATCCTATATTACTACCTGGTGATGGTATCGCCTGTTTCGATTCTGACGTGACTAACCTACGAGAAATCGCACGTACCATCACTGAAATTATTCTACCAGCAACACTATTAGGTATATTTTAA
- a CDS encoding STAS domain-containing protein, translating into MTFSPLALNNACLVTLPKEMVITQTPTLRAAITQQIETGSNKLVLDLHQVEYIDSSGLSVLVSALKLTQKKAGEIVLLSPSAGVRALIELTRLHHVFEIYEDKTAAIEHICEQ; encoded by the coding sequence ATGACATTCTCCCCTTTAGCACTCAATAATGCATGCTTAGTGACACTTCCTAAAGAGATGGTGATCACCCAAACACCCACTCTCAGAGCTGCCATAACTCAACAAATTGAAACCGGTAGCAATAAACTTGTGTTAGATCTTCATCAAGTTGAGTATATCGATTCAAGTGGTTTATCCGTTCTCGTCTCCGCACTCAAACTTACCCAGAAAAAAGCAGGGGAGATCGTTTTGCTCTCACCAAGCGCGGGGGTTAGGGCGTTAATAGAACTCACTCGTTTACACCATGTATTCGAGATTTATGAAGATAAAACTGCCGCAATCGAACATATATGTGAACAATAA
- a CDS encoding ATP-binding protein: protein MPHGGYMNSIKLNVSQHVLNSNLLCTEFERFLAQNNVHPQQRFKVITCVLEALSNVLEHTNSQLEEIIIILHCNSDLITIDLMDNSPFISLNEEVSCPPPLSLSGRGLWIIQHWMDLVRFQSSVAGTHLRLSLLRS, encoded by the coding sequence ATGCCTCACGGGGGATATATGAATAGTATTAAATTAAATGTGTCACAGCATGTATTGAATAGTAATTTGTTATGTACAGAATTTGAACGGTTTCTAGCACAGAATAATGTTCATCCCCAGCAGAGATTTAAAGTCATTACTTGTGTTTTGGAGGCATTATCCAATGTGCTTGAGCACACAAATAGCCAACTCGAAGAGATCATCATCATTTTACATTGTAATAGTGACCTGATCACCATAGACCTAATGGACAATTCTCCTTTCATCTCCCTAAATGAAGAGGTCTCATGTCCCCCTCCCTTATCACTCTCCGGCCGAGGATTGTGGATCATACAACATTGGATGGATCTGGTGAGGTTTCAATCTTCAGTTGCGGGTACACATCTAAGGCTAAGTCTTTTAAGGAGTTAG
- a CDS encoding SpoIIE family protein phosphatase encodes MLDTLFQQQTQNLTILVVEDTQSERCFIVGLLTSMGLNVICCGSAEQAIIQYPKQAVDIVISDWRMPGLTGPELCLYLKSLTLPPYIILLTANSLAEHIVVGIESGADDFLSKPFIPSVLKVRILAAARIVNLQRRLTDKNHKLNTALNKEHAYLEQIQDDLKSAAQLQGSHLPSSGQLINQWHLATRFKPAQELAGDIFQCINIDREHIGFYLLDVTGHGIAASMQSFTLAQQLSCSSCHWESLNPALIVNQLNRDFEDPENTGRFATLILGVANTFTGKVKLTLAGHPQPILLDESGASLMTLDAGLPLGIDNQHQYQNNVLILNSHQHLMLYSDGLYECRHPKFGEFGLCRLIKTCDQAHQLKPEALLHHLCHSLELWQQKKPQDDISMMIISTSELAQHSTLSNTDYDVEKLSFNSITNQITPRATEPNPTPTY; translated from the coding sequence ATGCTTGATACTTTATTCCAACAACAAACACAGAATTTAACGATCTTAGTAGTAGAGGATACTCAAAGTGAGCGTTGTTTTATTGTTGGGCTATTAACAAGTATGGGGCTTAACGTGATCTGTTGTGGCAGTGCAGAACAAGCAATCATACAATACCCTAAACAAGCTGTTGATATCGTCATCAGTGACTGGAGAATGCCTGGGTTAACTGGACCAGAACTTTGTTTATACCTTAAAAGTTTAACGCTTCCTCCTTACATTATACTGTTAACAGCCAATAGCTTAGCTGAGCATATTGTTGTTGGAATAGAATCCGGAGCCGATGATTTTCTCTCTAAGCCATTTATTCCCAGTGTACTAAAGGTGAGAATATTAGCTGCTGCGAGAATCGTAAATCTGCAGCGCAGACTCACGGATAAAAATCATAAACTCAATACAGCTCTCAATAAGGAGCATGCATATCTTGAACAGATTCAAGATGATCTAAAAAGTGCAGCTCAGTTACAAGGTTCACATCTGCCCTCTTCCGGGCAACTTATCAATCAATGGCATCTAGCTACCCGCTTTAAACCGGCACAAGAACTTGCTGGCGATATCTTTCAATGCATCAATATTGATCGAGAACACATAGGTTTTTACTTGTTGGATGTCACTGGACACGGTATCGCAGCTTCCATGCAAAGCTTCACTCTAGCGCAACAACTTAGTTGTAGCAGCTGCCACTGGGAAAGTTTAAATCCGGCTTTAATCGTTAATCAACTTAATAGAGATTTTGAAGATCCTGAAAACACTGGCCGGTTTGCAACCCTAATACTCGGTGTTGCTAACACGTTTACTGGTAAAGTAAAACTCACGTTAGCGGGGCATCCTCAACCCATACTGCTTGATGAAAGTGGGGCTTCATTAATGACATTAGATGCAGGGTTACCTTTAGGCATCGATAATCAACATCAATATCAAAATAATGTTCTAATCCTAAACAGCCATCAACACCTCATGCTCTACTCAGATGGATTATATGAATGTCGCCACCCTAAATTTGGCGAATTCGGTCTATGTCGATTAATCAAAACCTGTGATCAAGCCCACCAGCTTAAACCTGAAGCTTTGTTGCATCACCTATGTCATTCATTAGAACTCTGGCAGCAAAAGAAGCCTCAAGATGATATATCTATGATGATAATTTCGACATCAGAATTAGCACAACATTCGACACTTTCTAATACAGACTATGATGTCGAAAAACTGAGCTTCAATTCCATTACAAATCAAATTACACCAAGGGCCACCGAACCCAACCCAACTCCAACCTACTGA
- a CDS encoding phosphate/phosphite/phosphonate ABC transporter substrate-binding protein, translating into MKILILSNKVTLSMLLLSVSCMGLSQGIDIKEEINEFNEPVVLVFGIVPQQAASTLARLWSPVFEQLSQNANFQLRFATARDIPTFEKRLALGEYDVAYMNPYHYTVFHDSVGYQALVKQKDKKIKGIIVVRKDSPIQSLAELDGKKVAFPAPAAFAASVLPRANLKLEGIEAEVKYVGSHDSVYLAVAQNLVDAGGGVKRTFNTMDESTSDQLRVLWGTPGYTPHAIAIHPRVPSAIVNELKRRLVALASSPEGREVLNKLRFNSFEPALDSDWDDVRALGLGEFSKPLANSEQDQTDITPIGAR; encoded by the coding sequence GTGAAGATATTAATATTGTCGAATAAGGTGACTCTTTCAATGTTGTTATTAAGTGTTAGCTGTATGGGGCTTAGTCAAGGTATTGATATTAAAGAGGAAATAAACGAATTTAATGAGCCGGTGGTACTGGTGTTTGGTATTGTGCCTCAACAAGCGGCGAGTACTCTGGCTCGTTTATGGTCTCCTGTTTTTGAGCAGTTGTCTCAAAATGCGAATTTTCAATTGCGTTTTGCTACAGCGCGCGATATTCCCACTTTTGAAAAAAGGCTTGCTTTGGGGGAGTACGATGTTGCGTATATGAACCCATATCACTATACGGTTTTCCATGATTCAGTTGGTTATCAAGCTTTAGTGAAACAGAAGGACAAAAAAATCAAAGGGATTATTGTCGTGAGGAAAGACTCACCTATTCAATCACTAGCGGAGTTAGACGGTAAGAAGGTCGCTTTTCCTGCTCCCGCCGCGTTTGCAGCCAGTGTTTTACCTAGGGCAAACCTTAAACTTGAAGGTATAGAAGCGGAAGTTAAGTACGTTGGCTCACATGATTCGGTTTATCTTGCCGTTGCTCAAAATCTTGTTGATGCCGGAGGAGGAGTAAAGCGAACCTTTAACACCATGGATGAATCGACGTCAGATCAACTACGGGTTTTGTGGGGGACTCCAGGTTATACCCCCCATGCGATAGCTATCCATCCAAGAGTTCCTTCTGCAATCGTTAATGAACTGAAACGACGCCTTGTCGCGTTAGCATCTTCACCTGAAGGGCGTGAAGTGCTAAATAAATTAAGATTTAACAGCTTTGAACCTGCACTTGATAGTGATTGGGATGATGTTAGAGCATTAGGTTTAGGTGAATTTTCTAAACCTTTGGCTAATTCTGAGCAAGATCAGACTGATATTACTCCGATTGGAGCGCGCTAG